A single region of the Coleofasciculus sp. FACHB-T130 genome encodes:
- a CDS encoding ROK family transcriptional regulator, with translation MKTNANQKKLTTDASLLKQINFARILSLLRYHPRLSRAEIARRTGLTRSTVTVITAELIATGLLREGKETASGKEGGRPGVELELDPEGAFFIGVALGDENIRVIELNLAAQVTRRVEASMTADTDPATVTRQLVELIQQVWQANPDGEAKYRGIGITVPGSLNREGIILRAPRLHWQNVDLRPYLNPYLDVPLFIENDANAGALVETYLSGSMLSHSLLYLFLGVGVGAGMVLNNRLLRGAGGTASEVRELMIDPHSSQTSVGGRAGTLEALCSKVGLLSAYHQQSGETIDLNTLLSRLEQADAIAQAVVKQWGMYLSWGVRGLVGVLNPERIVFGGSLAVLVPYVQEQLDEMLQNCLPDRSGYGFDSAARFRLEISQFGEDSAAIGGAVLVYESLFQMPDLLLLH, from the coding sequence ATGAAGACAAATGCCAACCAGAAAAAACTCACGACTGATGCCAGCCTGCTCAAGCAAATCAACTTCGCTCGGATTCTCAGTTTGCTACGCTATCACCCGCGCCTCAGCCGCGCCGAGATTGCACGAAGAACGGGCTTAACTCGTTCAACCGTCACCGTAATTACGGCAGAACTGATTGCAACTGGACTCCTGCGAGAAGGAAAGGAAACTGCATCTGGAAAAGAAGGGGGGCGTCCTGGGGTGGAGTTAGAACTCGATCCAGAGGGAGCCTTTTTTATCGGAGTTGCCCTTGGGGATGAAAATATCCGCGTCATTGAACTCAACCTGGCAGCACAAGTGACTCGTCGAGTAGAAGCATCCATGACCGCAGACACCGATCCAGCAACCGTTACCAGGCAATTAGTCGAGTTGATTCAACAAGTCTGGCAGGCAAATCCAGACGGCGAAGCGAAATATCGGGGAATTGGCATCACGGTTCCAGGCTCCTTAAATCGGGAAGGAATTATCCTTCGTGCCCCTAGATTGCATTGGCAGAATGTGGACTTGCGACCTTATTTAAATCCCTATCTGGATGTGCCGTTGTTTATCGAGAATGATGCGAATGCAGGTGCGCTTGTCGAGACGTATTTGAGTGGCTCGATGCTCAGCCATAGCTTGCTCTACCTGTTTCTGGGTGTCGGGGTGGGGGCGGGAATGGTACTGAATAATCGTTTGTTACGGGGGGCGGGAGGCACTGCGAGCGAAGTTCGCGAACTGATGATTGACCCGCATAGTTCTCAGACATCCGTAGGGGGGCGTGCAGGGACGCTAGAAGCTTTATGCAGCAAGGTTGGGCTATTGAGTGCCTATCATCAACAAAGTGGAGAGACGATCGACCTGAATACGCTACTGTCTCGGTTGGAACAAGCGGATGCGATCGCGCAAGCGGTTGTGAAACAGTGGGGAATGTATCTGAGTTGGGGTGTACGAGGGTTAGTGGGTGTACTCAACCCGGAACGGATTGTCTTTGGAGGATCGCTGGCGGTGCTGGTGCCCTACGTGCAAGAGCAATTGGATGAGATGTTGCAAAATTGTCTGCCCGATAGAAGCGGATATGGCTTTGACAGTGCAGCTCGATTCCGGTTAGAGATTTCCCAATTTGGAGAAGATTCGGCGGCGATTGGTGGTGCAGTACTGGTTTATGAATCATTATTTCAGATGCCGGATCTGCTGCTGCTGCACTAA
- a CDS encoding vWA domain-containing protein, whose protein sequence is MQKITRILFATALTLSILCFPTKAFAKAKIQIAILLDSSNSMDGLIDQTRTQLWQIVNSLTKVTKDGEVPELEVALYHYGNDNLPSEEGFVRLLTGFTPELDLVSEKLFSIQTNGGQEYAGWVIRSAVKELNWSKDKEDFRVIFIAGNESFDQGPIVWREAVDLAAKGNTLVNTIYCGLSEDRERQLWASGADLAQGSHFNINQDEKTEFIKSPYDEQIATWNDKLNQTYIPYGAEGEVGQQRQTIEDSNSGMNLAMRGNSKASAYYNNASWDLIDALDKRIVSLEKLPNNALPKAMQGMTLAKKQEYVSAKKAERETIQKTIRDLYQKRSEYVEKQRQVSASSSKNTLDSVIIQSLRKQLAAKGFKLQ, encoded by the coding sequence ATGCAGAAAATAACTCGGATTTTATTCGCTACAGCCCTAACCTTAAGCATTCTATGTTTTCCCACCAAAGCATTTGCTAAAGCTAAGATTCAGATCGCCATCCTTTTAGATTCTAGTAATAGTATGGATGGACTCATAGACCAAACTCGTACCCAACTTTGGCAAATTGTCAACTCTTTAACTAAAGTAACCAAAGATGGCGAAGTCCCAGAATTAGAAGTTGCTTTATACCATTATGGAAATGATAATTTACCCTCAGAAGAAGGTTTTGTCAGACTTTTAACTGGATTTACTCCAGAATTAGATTTAGTTTCAGAAAAGCTATTTAGTATTCAGACCAACGGCGGTCAAGAATATGCTGGCTGGGTAATCCGCTCAGCCGTAAAAGAATTAAACTGGAGTAAAGATAAAGAAGATTTTCGGGTTATTTTTATTGCGGGTAATGAATCATTCGATCAAGGCCCGATCGTTTGGCGTGAAGCAGTCGATCTCGCTGCTAAGGGAAATACTTTAGTGAATACTATCTACTGTGGTTTATCAGAAGATCGGGAGCGACAACTTTGGGCTTCAGGAGCTGATTTAGCACAAGGTAGCCACTTCAATATTAATCAAGACGAAAAAACTGAATTTATTAAATCTCCTTACGATGAGCAAATTGCTACTTGGAATGATAAGCTCAATCAAACTTACATTCCCTATGGTGCAGAAGGAGAAGTTGGACAACAGCGTCAGACGATTGAAGATAGTAACTCCGGCATGAATTTGGCTATGCGCGGTAACTCCAAAGCTTCTGCCTATTACAACAATGCTTCTTGGGATTTGATTGATGCTCTCGATAAGAGAATCGTTAGCCTTGAGAAATTACCGAATAATGCTTTGCCGAAAGCTATGCAAGGGATGACTTTAGCTAAAAAGCAAGAATATGTATCAGCGAAGAAGGCCGAAAGAGAGACAATTCAAAAAACGATCCGCGACTTATATCAAAAACGTAGCGAATATGTTGAAAAACAGCGCCAGGTTAGTGCTAGTAGTAGCAAAAATACCCTTGATTCTGTAATTATTCAAAGTCTCCGCAAGCAATTAGCAGCTAAAGGATTTAAGCTTCAATAG
- a CDS encoding Spy/CpxP family protein refolding chaperone — MKMKSLFFLPGAIALMLAASPMIPAFTNVAFAGPGRGGGAGMKYDQLNLTDAQKAQMQQIKESTRQQMDAIFTAEQKEQMRLAKEQRQRPNLNLTEDQKTRLQAVRQSSKSQMEAVLTAEQKQQLEQLRQQWRQRRQQPQS; from the coding sequence ATGAAGATGAAATCTTTGTTCTTCTTGCCAGGAGCGATCGCGTTGATGCTTGCCGCTTCCCCAATGATTCCCGCTTTCACCAACGTTGCCTTTGCAGGTCCTGGTCGTGGCGGTGGTGCAGGAATGAAGTACGACCAGCTGAATTTGACTGATGCTCAAAAAGCCCAAATGCAGCAAATTAAAGAGTCTACGCGGCAGCAAATGGATGCTATTTTCACCGCAGAGCAAAAGGAACAAATGCGCCTTGCTAAAGAGCAACGGCAAAGACCGAATCTAAACCTGACTGAAGACCAGAAAACAAGACTCCAAGCGGTTCGCCAAAGTAGCAAGAGCCAGATGGAAGCAGTGTTGACTGCTGAGCAAAAACAACAACTTGAGCAATTGCGCCAGCAATGGCGTCAACGCCGTCAACAACCACAGTCCTAA
- a CDS encoding PAS domain-containing hybrid sensor histidine kinase/response regulator → MQPLSEEQLRHQYEKLTDFVENGAICLHWVGSDGTILWANKSELQSLGYSPEDYIGQHIAEFHADEDIINDILCRLTANETLHNYEAKMVCKDGSIKHVLIDSSVYRDEKGQFIHTRCFTRDNTARKLAEEALKQKTQQLEQILQALQQTQSQLEQTNKDLEYRVEERTIELQQAKELADSANKAKSEFLANMSHELRTPLNGILGYAQILLRDKATNPKQKDGVGIIHQCGSHLLTLINDILDLSKIEARKLEFFSKNFHLDSFLNSIVEMCRIKAEQKEIHFTYEALNHLPNAIFADEKRLRQVLINLLGNAIKFTDRGGVTFKVGIIAQSPAIEAQPSAVATNSPLTKIRFQIEDTGVGMTSEQVEKIFMPFEQVGDKERMAEGTGLGLAISLQIVQMMGSEIKVESLPGKGSKFWFDVELPESKEWIESNNGNAANLIVGYEGKKRKVLMVDDRWENRAVIVNLLEPLGFELMEAVNGQEGYEKAVEWQPDLIITDLVMPVLGGLEMTQKVRSLPEFQNTAIIASSASVFNFDRQQSQQAGCNDFLPKPVQSNELLEQCRQYLGLTWIYEMNHTQAQRSGNTPASASSALIAPTFEELKALYAAARIGDIDSVEQEAHRLAQLNVQYQPFAQQLLQFVQAMDDEAIFKFVKQHVEPAE, encoded by the coding sequence ATGCAACCACTTTCTGAAGAACAACTCCGCCATCAATACGAAAAACTGACTGATTTTGTTGAAAATGGTGCAATCTGCCTGCATTGGGTTGGCTCGGATGGCACAATTTTGTGGGCAAATAAATCTGAGTTGCAATCTCTGGGCTACTCTCCTGAAGACTATATCGGTCAACACATCGCCGAGTTCCATGCTGATGAAGATATCATCAACGACATCCTCTGTCGGTTGACTGCAAACGAAACCCTCCATAATTACGAAGCCAAAATGGTGTGCAAGGACGGATCGATCAAGCACGTCCTGATTGATTCCAGCGTCTATCGAGATGAGAAAGGTCAGTTTATTCACACGCGCTGCTTTACTAGAGACAATACAGCCCGCAAGCTGGCAGAAGAAGCATTAAAACAAAAAACTCAACAGCTAGAACAAATTCTGCAAGCTCTGCAACAAACCCAATCGCAACTCGAACAAACCAACAAAGACTTGGAATACCGAGTTGAGGAGCGCACAATTGAACTGCAACAAGCCAAAGAACTTGCTGATAGCGCCAACAAAGCCAAAAGTGAATTTTTGGCAAACATGAGCCACGAACTCCGCACCCCGTTAAACGGCATTCTGGGCTATGCTCAAATTCTTCTGCGCGATAAAGCGACAAACCCCAAACAAAAAGATGGTGTCGGCATCATTCACCAGTGCGGCTCCCATCTCCTGACGTTAATTAACGATATTCTGGATCTCTCCAAAATAGAAGCCCGCAAGCTAGAATTTTTCTCCAAAAATTTCCACCTTGACTCCTTCCTAAATAGCATTGTGGAAATGTGCCGCATCAAAGCCGAACAGAAGGAAATTCACTTTACCTACGAAGCTCTCAACCATCTGCCTAATGCCATTTTTGCTGATGAAAAACGACTGCGGCAAGTGCTGATTAACCTGCTAGGCAATGCGATTAAATTCACTGACCGAGGAGGCGTGACCTTTAAAGTTGGCATTATTGCACAGTCTCCTGCTATAGAGGCGCAACCATCCGCCGTTGCGACAAACTCACCCCTCACCAAGATTCGTTTCCAAATCGAAGACACTGGCGTAGGCATGACCTCAGAGCAGGTCGAGAAGATATTCATGCCGTTTGAACAGGTTGGGGACAAAGAACGGATGGCAGAAGGAACTGGCTTGGGACTGGCGATTAGCCTGCAAATCGTCCAGATGATGGGCAGCGAAATCAAGGTTGAAAGTCTTCCTGGCAAAGGCAGCAAGTTTTGGTTTGATGTAGAACTGCCAGAATCCAAGGAGTGGATAGAGTCAAACAATGGTAATGCAGCGAATCTGATCGTTGGCTATGAGGGCAAGAAACGCAAAGTCCTGATGGTCGATGACCGTTGGGAAAATCGTGCTGTTATTGTCAACCTGCTGGAACCATTGGGATTTGAACTGATGGAAGCGGTGAACGGACAAGAGGGCTACGAAAAAGCGGTGGAGTGGCAGCCTGACTTGATTATTACTGACTTGGTGATGCCTGTTCTGGGTGGGCTGGAGATGACCCAAAAGGTGCGATCGCTCCCGGAATTCCAAAACACTGCGATTATTGCCTCTTCTGCTAGCGTGTTCAACTTTGATCGCCAGCAAAGTCAGCAAGCAGGCTGCAACGATTTTCTCCCCAAACCCGTACAATCCAATGAATTGCTTGAACAATGCCGCCAATATCTGGGTTTAACTTGGATTTACGAGATGAATCATACGCAAGCACAACGATCGGGGAACACTCCAGCCTCTGCTTCGTCTGCGCTGATTGCACCGACCTTTGAGGAACTGAAAGCATTGTACGCAGCAGCTCGCATCGGCGACATCGACAGCGTTGAGCAGGAAGCTCACCGACTCGCACAACTCAACGTTCAATATCAGCCCTTTGCCCAGCAGTTGCTTCAGTTTGTGCAAGCAATGGATGATGAAGCCATATTTAAATTTGTGAAGCAACACGTTGAACCAGCTGAGTAA
- a CDS encoding amino acid permease — MEPNAEADSLKRVFGLPTLVIYGVGDILGAGIYAVVGKIAGLSGSLVWVSFLVSMTVAALTALSYAELGNRVPQSGGVASFIHRAFRRDWLSILVGWLMFCTCLVSMATLSKAFAGYLNAFAPAIPDWLIILALFAGLAFVNFRGMQESSALNIFCTSLEVSGLLIVIFVATVFLIGNPAGAANPVPIPVPNASPIGWIAVVQGAALAFYAFIGFEDIVNVSEEVKDPQRNVPRAILLSLGIAGIIYVLVSWLAVQVISSAELAASKAPLLEVVQRSQPNFPAVIFSLIALFAVLNTALLNFVTASRLLYGMSREGLLPAWLGKLHPRRATPYRTLVVILPLVIFLALSGTLQFLAGTTATLILAMFSLVNLSLLVIKRQEPRTTGFQVPAAIPALALISNLVLIAFASRESHILALVFTGLGILIILIRNALSRRLPSA, encoded by the coding sequence ATGGAACCGAATGCAGAAGCGGATTCACTCAAACGAGTGTTTGGATTGCCGACGCTGGTGATTTATGGGGTTGGTGATATTCTCGGTGCCGGAATATATGCAGTGGTTGGAAAAATTGCCGGACTTTCCGGCTCTTTGGTTTGGGTTTCTTTCCTGGTATCTATGACTGTTGCCGCTCTCACTGCATTAAGTTATGCAGAACTCGGTAATCGAGTTCCCCAAAGCGGCGGAGTCGCTAGTTTCATCCACAGAGCATTTCGCCGGGATTGGCTCTCAATCTTGGTAGGCTGGTTGATGTTTTGTACCTGTCTTGTTTCGATGGCGACGCTCTCAAAAGCGTTTGCAGGCTATCTCAATGCTTTTGCTCCAGCGATTCCAGATTGGTTGATTATCCTGGCGCTATTTGCGGGTCTTGCATTTGTCAATTTTAGGGGAATGCAGGAGTCCTCAGCCTTAAATATTTTTTGCACGTCTCTTGAAGTTTCAGGTCTTCTGATTGTTATCTTTGTCGCCACCGTTTTCCTCATCGGGAACCCAGCAGGCGCAGCGAATCCGGTTCCCATTCCCGTCCCCAACGCATCACCGATTGGTTGGATAGCCGTCGTTCAGGGAGCAGCACTCGCCTTCTACGCCTTCATTGGGTTTGAGGATATTGTCAATGTTTCCGAAGAAGTGAAAGATCCCCAGCGCAATGTTCCCAGAGCAATTCTGCTTTCCCTGGGGATTGCCGGTATCATTTATGTTCTCGTTTCCTGGCTTGCCGTTCAGGTAATCAGTTCGGCGGAACTTGCCGCCTCGAAAGCTCCTCTTCTCGAAGTCGTTCAGAGATCGCAGCCAAATTTTCCAGCAGTCATCTTTTCACTGATTGCGCTGTTCGCCGTTCTCAATACTGCTTTGCTGAATTTTGTCACGGCATCGCGGCTGCTTTACGGAATGTCGCGGGAAGGACTGCTTCCAGCTTGGTTAGGAAAATTACATCCACGCCGCGCAACTCCTTACCGAACGCTGGTTGTCATTCTCCCGCTCGTGATTTTTCTCGCGCTTTCAGGTACACTTCAATTCCTAGCCGGAACAACTGCAACCTTGATTCTGGCAATGTTCTCTCTCGTCAACCTCTCACTGCTAGTCATTAAACGGCAAGAACCCCGAACCACTGGGTTTCAGGTTCCTGCTGCGATTCCGGCTTTAGCACTAATTTCCAACTTAGTTCTGATTGCCTTTGCCTCTCGTGAAAGTCACATTTTGGCGTTAGTGTTTACAGGTTTAGGCATTCTCATCATTTTAATTCGCAATGCTCTTAGCAGGCGATTGCCCAGCGCTTAA
- a CDS encoding type 1 glutamine amidotransferase domain-containing protein has translation MNSTKNMMTSLFSKALTSLPEQPSSAKSLGRVLLVASSTNTLQLKNYRVVPTGYSLEDLTVPVQQFIEAGYEVVIATPDGKKPVILAHAKDSRFDNDPEALQHAIAFLDSYPSMQNPKTLKAVLSEGLDRYIGVYVPGGYAPMNDLMQDPDLGQILRYFHKTSKPSAFLCHGSVATLAALPNATAYRKALVDGDREAAKAAAAGWQYAGYRMTSFSNEEEYPIEREILDGQVPFYVADALASAGGRVEHGSSDQSFVVQDRELISGQNLASDRAIAQEFVEALDEARVIPIWVRKHFLGKA, from the coding sequence ATGAACTCCACAAAGAATATGATGACCTCTCTGTTCTCAAAAGCTCTCACCAGCCTACCGGAGCAACCCTCCTCGGCAAAAAGCCTAGGTCGCGTGCTACTGGTGGCTTCTAGCACGAACACACTGCAACTGAAAAATTATCGCGTCGTTCCCACAGGGTACTCCCTAGAAGACCTTACCGTGCCAGTCCAGCAGTTCATTGAAGCTGGCTACGAGGTGGTCATTGCCACACCCGATGGCAAAAAACCCGTCATTCTTGCTCATGCCAAGGACTCCCGCTTCGACAACGATCCCGAAGCGCTACAACACGCGATCGCATTCCTTGACAGCTACCCCAGTATGCAGAACCCGAAGACATTAAAAGCGGTTTTGTCAGAGGGATTGGATCGCTACATCGGTGTCTACGTTCCCGGTGGTTATGCACCGATGAATGACTTAATGCAAGATCCCGACCTCGGACAGATACTGCGCTACTTCCATAAAACGTCGAAGCCAAGCGCCTTCTTGTGCCACGGCTCAGTTGCAACGCTAGCCGCTTTGCCGAACGCCACCGCCTACCGGAAGGCTCTCGTAGATGGCGATCGAGAGGCGGCGAAGGCGGCGGCTGCGGGTTGGCAATATGCTGGCTACCGCATGACCAGCTTCTCGAACGAAGAAGAGTATCCGATTGAACGGGAGATACTCGACGGTCAGGTGCCGTTCTACGTCGCCGATGCGCTAGCCAGCGCTGGCGGTCGGGTTGAGCATGGTTCGAGCGACCAAAGCTTTGTTGTGCAGGACAGAGAGCTGATCTCCGGTCAGAATCTTGCCTCGGATCGCGCGATCGCCCAAGAGTTCGTCGAAGCGCTCGACGAGGCGCGAGTTATCCCCATCTGGGTCAGAAAGCATTTTTTGGGAAAGGCTTAA
- the ilvA gene encoding threonine ammonia-lyase, biosynthetic translates to MLCDYLVQILTARVYDVAQETPLEYAPNLSARLNNKLLLKREDMQSVFSFKLRGAYNKMAHLSPDMLAQGVIAASAGNHAQGVALAARQLGTRSLIVMPVTTPQVKVDAVKARGGEVVLHGDTYDDAYAFARQMEAEKGLTFIHPFDDPHVIAGQGTIGMEILRQCQQPIHAIFVAIGGGGLIAGIAAYVKRLRPDIKIIGVEPVDADAMSQSLKAGKRVRLSNVGLFADGVAVREVGEETFRLCQEYVDEIILVGTDDTCAAIKDVFEDTRSILEPAGALAIAGAKAYAEREQIEGQTLVAVACGANMNFDRLRFVAERAEFGERREAIYAVTIPEQPGSLRKFCECLGRRNLTEFSYRIADEKEAQIFVGVQIQNRADAAKMAESFEACGFKTLDLTDDELTKLHLRHMVGGRSLLACDELLYRFEFPERPGALMKFVGSMSPNWNISMFHYRNNGADYGRIVVGMQVPPREMEEWQAFLDTLGYRYWDESKNPAYKLFLGQENCIPLSPYR, encoded by the coding sequence ATGCTTTGCGACTACCTGGTACAAATCCTGACGGCTCGTGTCTATGATGTCGCCCAAGAAACGCCCCTAGAATACGCCCCAAATCTCTCCGCACGGCTGAATAATAAACTCCTGCTCAAACGGGAGGATATGCAATCAGTCTTTTCCTTCAAGTTGCGGGGTGCTTACAACAAGATGGCGCACCTGTCGCCGGATATGCTGGCGCAGGGTGTCATTGCTGCATCCGCAGGGAACCATGCCCAAGGAGTCGCCCTGGCTGCGCGTCAGCTAGGAACGCGATCGCTTATCGTCATGCCAGTCACCACGCCGCAAGTGAAGGTGGATGCCGTCAAAGCGCGAGGGGGAGAAGTTGTATTGCATGGAGATACTTACGACGATGCTTATGCTTTTGCCCGTCAGATGGAAGCCGAAAAAGGCTTAACCTTTATTCACCCCTTTGACGATCCGCACGTAATTGCCGGACAGGGGACAATTGGGATGGAAATTCTGCGGCAATGTCAGCAACCCATTCATGCTATTTTTGTGGCGATTGGCGGTGGTGGATTAATCGCTGGTATTGCGGCGTATGTAAAACGGTTGCGTCCCGATATTAAGATTATTGGCGTTGAACCCGTTGATGCCGATGCGATGTCTCAATCCCTGAAAGCCGGGAAACGAGTGCGCTTGTCGAATGTGGGGTTATTTGCCGATGGGGTTGCAGTGCGGGAAGTGGGGGAAGAAACCTTCCGGCTGTGTCAAGAGTACGTCGATGAAATCATTCTGGTGGGTACAGATGACACTTGTGCTGCAATTAAAGACGTGTTTGAGGATACGCGATCGATTTTAGAACCCGCGGGTGCATTAGCGATCGCAGGTGCGAAAGCCTACGCCGAACGGGAGCAAATCGAAGGACAAACGCTAGTTGCCGTTGCTTGCGGTGCTAACATGAACTTCGATCGCCTCCGCTTTGTCGCAGAACGAGCTGAGTTTGGCGAACGCCGCGAAGCTATTTATGCCGTTACAATTCCCGAACAACCGGGCAGTCTCCGCAAGTTTTGCGAATGTCTTGGCAGACGCAATCTTACTGAGTTTAGCTATCGCATTGCCGATGAAAAAGAAGCCCAGATTTTTGTCGGCGTGCAAATTCAAAACCGTGCCGATGCTGCAAAGATGGCAGAAAGTTTTGAAGCTTGCGGGTTCAAAACCCTTGATTTAACCGATGACGAACTGACCAAATTGCACTTACGTCACATGGTTGGCGGACGTTCTCTCCTTGCTTGCGATGAATTGCTTTATCGCTTCGAGTTTCCCGAACGTCCCGGCGCATTAATGAAGTTCGTCGGTTCTATGAGTCCCAACTGGAATATTAGTATGTTCCACTATCGCAACAATGGCGCAGACTACGGGCGAATTGTCGTAGGGATGCAAGTCCCTCCCCGCGAGATGGAAGAGTGGCAGGCATTCCTCGATACCCTCGGTTATCGCTATTGGGATGAAAGCAAGAATCCCGCCTACAAACTGTTTTTGGGACAAGAAAATTGTATCCCGCTCTCGCCCTATCGCTAA
- a CDS encoding response regulator: MSAHQTSLIMIVDDNPNNTKVLFELLKEAGYRVLVAKSGESALERLQSVSPDLILLDVMMPGIDGFETCRRLKASPATQEIPVIFMTALSDTLDKVKGLTLGAVDYITKPFQQEEVLARVKIHLKLYHLNQELENRVLERTAALSTALTQLQQSQLLLVQNEKMSALGQLVAGIAHEIHNPINFVDGNVVHVDKYMQDILSLLQVYQQHYPNPVPAVQAKAQEIDLEFLLSDLPKSLSSIKVGTRRIFEIVQGLRNFSRLDEASVKTVDIHAGIESTLLILQHRLKPNPEHTGIQVIKEYSVLPEIECYPAQLNQVFMNLIVNAIDALEESMLNSSLSEENSQKNNGATIRIRTEMLDQRHVCIRISDNGTGVKEEVKHKVFDPFFTTKPIGKGTGLGLPISYQIITEKHGGQLECISAPGQGTEFKIAIPIRLATLAAARVT, encoded by the coding sequence ATGAGTGCTCATCAAACCAGTCTAATTATGATTGTCGATGACAATCCGAACAATACAAAGGTCTTGTTTGAGTTGCTCAAAGAGGCAGGGTATCGAGTGTTAGTCGCTAAGAGTGGAGAAAGCGCGCTGGAGAGGTTGCAATCAGTCTCTCCAGACCTGATCCTGCTAGATGTGATGATGCCGGGAATCGATGGCTTTGAAACTTGTCGTCGTCTCAAAGCCTCGCCAGCTACTCAAGAAATTCCGGTAATCTTTATGACCGCTCTTTCTGACACCTTAGATAAGGTGAAAGGATTGACACTAGGGGCAGTAGATTACATTACTAAACCTTTTCAACAGGAGGAAGTGCTTGCGCGTGTGAAAATTCACCTCAAGCTCTATCACCTCAACCAAGAACTAGAGAATCGAGTATTGGAGAGAACAGCAGCGCTATCAACTGCACTAACCCAACTGCAACAGTCGCAATTGCTGTTGGTGCAAAATGAAAAAATGTCTGCACTGGGTCAGCTTGTGGCAGGAATTGCCCACGAAATTCACAACCCGATTAATTTTGTGGATGGTAATGTAGTCCACGTTGATAAATATATGCAAGATATCCTGAGTTTACTTCAGGTTTATCAGCAACACTATCCCAATCCTGTGCCAGCAGTGCAAGCGAAAGCACAAGAAATCGATCTCGAATTTCTTCTATCCGATCTGCCGAAAAGTTTATCTTCTATAAAAGTAGGAACGCGCAGAATTTTTGAGATTGTCCAAGGCTTACGCAATTTTTCTCGACTCGACGAAGCTAGCGTGAAAACCGTAGATATCCATGCAGGCATTGAGAGTACTCTTCTGATTCTGCAACATCGCTTGAAACCAAATCCAGAGCATACGGGTATTCAGGTAATAAAGGAGTATAGTGTTTTGCCTGAAATTGAGTGTTATCCAGCTCAACTGAACCAAGTGTTTATGAACTTAATTGTTAATGCCATTGATGCCTTAGAGGAGTCAATGCTGAATAGTTCGCTTTCGGAGGAAAATAGCCAAAAAAACAACGGTGCCACAATCCGGATTCGCACTGAAATGTTAGATCAACGTCATGTTTGTATCCGAATTAGTGACAACGGAACGGGAGTTAAGGAGGAAGTCAAACATAAGGTGTTCGATCCATTCTTTACGACCAAGCCTATTGGCAAAGGTACAGGTTTGGGGTTGCCGATTAGCTATCAAATTATTACCGAGAAACATGGCGGTCAACTTGAGTGCATTTCAGCACCAGGTCAGGGTACAGAGTTTAAGATCGCCATACCAATCCGGCTAGCCACTCTAGCAGCAGCTAGGGTCACGTAG